The Thamnophis elegans isolate rThaEle1 chromosome Z, rThaEle1.pri, whole genome shotgun sequence genome contains a region encoding:
- the SRRM2 gene encoding serine/arginine repetitive matrix protein 2, with translation MYNGIGLPTPRGSGTNGYVQRNLSAVRHKKDRTDYKSEEELRKLESSLVKKPNQDILDHERKRKVELKCLELAELMEEQGYGEGEIQEKVATFRMMLLEKDVAVIKEGEQQQKSSITETHQLAEANEKKNERLRAAFGISDSYVDGSSFDPNRRAKEAATAAMAKQQQEQQKQYSLIKDSSSSRSPSPKQKKKKKKKGRDRSESRSPSRRERKKSSKKKKHRSESKKRKHRSPSPRSKHKSKEKKRKRSTSESASQKDRRDRSSSPDGSSSSDASHSRSGSPIVQKRSFFRRQSKSPSSSRKQGTEVVSKNLGEKECSSSAEPVQRGRSTSPRESREKREKLSKHSPVRETFQHSPSPSSPAKEKERDKDRKSARHGGRKSTPLLEHDPKGMHHSPVLNDHSREKRPTSKEKRSPSCSSPSAKKQSEDRNGTLPPSKAKISPDSKEELTASSSTSKAVETKLKKMPCEDSTPQRSPSPSESGSCSSSSSSSPSPSTKPAPVSRNCSPEILPKRQDKDKASTQREKSSSSPEISRSGQKQSSKTSRREPSSTPPAKGSKSRASRREKSLSQTPTTRRGRSRSRTPPKRVRSRTRTPPRRGRSRSQRRARSRSRTPLRRGRSRTPQWRGRSRTPQRWGRSRSRTPPRWGRSRTPQRRGWSRSRTPQRHGWSRSRNSGRWGRSRTPPRRGRSRSRTPRRGRSRSRSPPRRARSRSRTQPRRGRSRTRTPPRRGRSSSSPRREKSLISARRSRSVSSPDRKVSRITSRRSRSDSSTRMRERSRKVLRRSLSGSSPESRKLRVSPRRSRSGSLPKAKKKTRLSPRRSRSGSSPRSRKKRSRTPPRRSRSSSPRIKKKSRLSVRRSRSGSSPTPKKKSRSPTRRSQSRSPPPLKNKTRLSPQSSCGSSPRLIRKSDVSSAAEEKARSTSKRSRSGSSPALRKKSESPSRHSISGSSPEPETRLPRRRNRSESSPEVKTKPRAGSSPMLKKEMGSSPRQSRSSSSQSSAKENSLSPIRRAASESKSESPLQQSRVGRSVGTKEKPRSPHRRQSKSRSPPALRETSLSPLRPIASGSSLEIKQKSSSPQDKCKNDSLELKKTKSSPRQSTSGSSPVTKEQSRSPTRTKSRYSPEMTKSSPLKQDRCGQSPQAAQEKSPSRRSESRQSPELNGKSKTPPKQKKFQEVKTKSGSSPGPKKSSPMAVMESTSLPCQKSKSGSSLSGKEKLQSSSKQMPPESSPVLKKTDIPSRRSRSGSSSSSSSSSSSSSSSSSSSSTSSSTSPEDDKSQSPPRLSRSAGLSINKNKSVSSPMQGKVYSSPEPENSTFPSVKHNRPGSSPEIRETSKAAVMGPRSPLEKKGSFKEASRRSRSGSYPGTKEKPKIQSSESSSDSSPEWKEKSESRSVSPLRPRIKSKTPPRRRTSRSPPKSRPKSRSPPKRGRSPPRPKLKSRTPPRRRRSGSSPRPRIKSRTPPRRRRSGSSPRSQIKSRTPLRHHCRAGSSPRPRRKSRTPPRRRRSREKSRTPVTRRRRSVSPVSPRRKSQTPPRRGRSRSLSREKSSTSTHPHRSVSSSYGDRPRPSLRQGRSGSTSWRSRSRSLSRRRDKSRGSLQRERSISSPARSRSRSSSRQEKSKLLHRGHSQSPVQMLPLSPERTATSRNASRSPPRLDASRVTASYKGTGSRVSPDCQSSPVRKHSRSGSQEACTSPGRKSRSPPVLERYPKSDLQEKPTSSSLWHSKSNIAIPCALTPPCEESPKLRKALSPDPSMLHDLPPVSKNGDSIALRNSPGDKNQSMHQAIMKDDAGVGASLSGRSSSHAGSLSPVKAKLSSRSSSSSASSSSSASSSPLPALISVLVPSPKEEEIVSEGKVADRSEGHLPTLEAESQLSSVAMEDDTRSSCPTVLQLDLPSPPPPAPSKAKRSSSASSTSSSTSSSSSSSSSSSTSDSESSSSESSPHDQATKDLEVEIEPKQPPSPVLKETKSDEQPLEMGKRKCRSQSSSSTSSSSSSSSSSSSASSSSSSSSSSSSSSSSTPLPKTGLQAVVKGPLKKKPSPEKRKSRSPRKPIDSLRDSRSLSYSPAERRQISPPAQPPSAPRDRRRDRSRERSLQRNRRSISRSPGRKRRRKSPSPRAPRRRTSRSP, from the exons ATGTACAATGGGATAGGACTCCCCACTCCCCGGGGCAGTGGCACCAACGGTTACGTGCAACGGAACCTCTCGGCAGTGCGTCACAAGAAGGATCGGACTGACTACAAGTCAGAAGAGGAGCTGAGGAAACTGGAGTCATCTTTGGTTAAAAAACCCAACCAGGACATCCTGGATCACGAGCGCAAAAGGAAGGTTGAATTGAAATGCTTAGAACTGGCTGAGCTCATGGAAGAGCAAGG GTATGGAGAAGGAGAGATTCAGGAGAAAGTGGCCACTTTTCGGATGATGCTTCTAGAAAAAGATGTGGCAGTTATCAAAGAGGGGGAACAACAGCAGAAGTCTAG TATTACAGAGACTCATCAGTTGGCTGAGGCCAATGAAAAGAAGAATGAGAGGCTGCGAGCTGCTTTTGGGATCAGTGATAGTTATGTGGATGGCAGCTCTTTTGACCCCAACCGCAGGGCCAAGGAGGCAGCAACAGCTGCAATGGCAAAACAACAGCAAGAGCAGCAGAAGCAGTATAG TCTTATTAAAGACTCTAGCAGTTCCAGGTCACCATCtccaaaacaaaagaagaagaaaaagaagaagggcagagatag GTCTGAGAGCAGATCACCTTCtcgaagagaaaggaaaaaaagctcaaagaaaaagaaacacag ATCAGAATCAAAGAAAAGGAAGCATAG ATCTCCAAGTCCCAGGAGCAAACACAAATCCAAGGAAAAGAAACGGAAGAG GTCCACCAGTGAGTCTGCATCTCAGAAAGACCGTCGGGATCGCTCTTCCTCCCCAGATGGCTCTTCCTCATCAGATGCTTCCCATAGCAG ATCAGGCAGCCCCATTGTTCAAAAAAGGAGCTTCTTTAGACGGCAGAGCAAGTCTCCGTCGAGTTCACGAAAACAGGGCACTGAAGTGGTTTCTAAAAATTTAGGAGAAAAAGAGTGTTCATCTTCTGCTGAGCCTGTCCAGCGAGGCAGGAGCACAAGTCCTCGAGAAAGCAGAGAAAAGCGGGAG AAATTATCCAAGCATTCTCCAGTACGTGAGACCTTTCAGCATTCTCCAAGTCCTTCATCTCCtgccaaagagaaagaaagagacaaggaTAGAAAGTCTGCTCGGCATGGGGGTCGAAAATCCACCCCCTTACTTGAGCATGATCCAAAGGGCATGCATCATTCTCCTGTGCTAAATGATCATTCTCGAGAAAAGCGTCCCACTTCTAAAGAGAAGAGGTCTCCTTCCTGTTCCTCTCCATCCGCTAAGAAACAGTCAGAAGATCGTAATGGGACTCTTCCACCATCCAAGGCTAAGATTTCTCCTGATAGCAAGGAGGAGCTTACAGCTTCCTCATCTACTTCTAAGGCTGTTGAGACCAAATTGAAGAAGATGCCTTGTGAGGACTCTACACCTCAGCGCTCCCCCTCTCCTTCAGAGAGTGGTagttgctcctcctcttcctcctcttctccttccccatcAACTAAACCTGCTCCAGTTTCTCGCAACTGTTCTCCAGAGATCCTTCCCAAAAGACAAGACAAAGATAAAGCCTCTACCCAGCGAGAGAAATCTAGCTCATCCCCTGAAATCTCTCGTTCTGGGCAAAAGCAGTCTTCTAAGACATCTCGACGTGAACCATCCAGCACCCCACCAGCTAAAGGCTCCAAATCAAGAGCTAGTCGGAGGGAAaaatctctctctcaaacaccCACTACACGTAGAGGTAGATCGCGGTCCCGAACCCCACCTAAGAGAGTTAGATCACGTACACGTACCCCACCAAGAAGGGGCAGATCTCGTTCTCAGAGACGTGCTCGATCCCGTTCACGTACTCCTTTGCGAAGGGGACGTTCTCGAACTCCCCAGTGGCGAGGCCGTTCAAGAACACCTCAGCGATGGGGTAGATCACGTTCTCGTACACCACCCAGATGGGGTCGATCCCGTACACCTCAAAGGCGTGGTTGGTCTCGTTCTAGAACTCCTCAAAGGCATGGATGGTCTAGAAGCAGAAATAGTGGAAGATGGGGCAGATCACGAACACCACCAAGAAGAGGGAGGTCACGTTCAAGAACACCAAGAAGAGGCAGATCTAGATCAAGAAGTCCACCCAGGCGAGCAAGATCCCGCTCCAGAACACAGCCGAGAAGGGGCAGATCTAGAACTAGGACACCTCCCAGGAGGGGAAGATCAAGTTCATCTCCAAGAAGAGAGAAATCCTTGATTTCAGCCAGACGAAGCAGATCTGTGTCATCTCCAGATCGGAAAGTTTCCAGAATTACTTCTAGGAGAAGTCGATCAGATTCATCTACAAGAATGAGGGAAAGATCTAGAAAGGTGCTAAGACGTAGTCTTTCTGGTTCCTCTCCTGAATCAAGAAAGTTAAGAGTATCTCCCAGACGTAGTCGGTCTGGATCACTTCCGAAAGCTAAAAAGAAAACTCGGTTGTCTCCAAGAAGGAGTCGTTCAGGTTCTTCTCCAAGGTCAAGGAAGAAAAGATCAAGAACACCTCCAAGGCGCAGTCGTTCTAGTTCtccaagaataaaaaagaaatctagatTAAGTGTCAGGCGAAGTAGATCTGGTTCTTCTCCGACACCAAAAAAGAAATCTAGATCACCTACTAGGCGTAGCCAATCCAGGTCACCTCCACCACTCAAAAACAAAACCAGGCTGTCCCCTCAGAGCAGTTGTGGTTCATCTCCAAGGCTTATAAGGAAGTCTGATGTTTCTTCAGCAGCTGAAGAAAAAGCTAGAAGCACTTCAAAGAGAAGTCGATCTGGTTCCTCTCCAGCACTGCGAAAGAAATCAGAGTCACCTTCAAGACATAGTATATCTGGGTCTTCTCCAGAACCAGAGACGAGATTACCAAGAAGGCGAAACAGATCTGAGTCTTCTccagaagtgaaaacaaagccaaGGGCAGGATCATCCCCGATGCTGAAAAAGGAAATGGGATCATCTCCAAGGCAAAGTCGGTCTAGTTCCAGTCAATCATCAGCAAAGGAAAACTCCTTATCACCAATAAGGCGAGCAGCTTCTGAATCAAAGTCTGAATCTCCACTACAgcaaagcagagttggaagatctGTAGGAACAAAAGAAAAACCTAGATCCCCACACCGAAGGCAGAGCAAGTCTAGATCACCTCCAGCTTTGAGAGAGACATCACTTTCTCCTCTAAGACCAATTGCATCTGGATCTTCATTAGAAATTAAGCAGAAATCTTCTTCACCACAGGATAAATGCAAAAACGATTCTCTGGAGTTAAAGAAGACTAAGTCATCTCCAAGGCAAAGCACAtctggctcttctccagtgaccaAAGAACAGTCAAGATCACCTACTAGGACCAAGTCAAGATACTCTCCTGAGATGACAAAATCTTCACCTTTGAAGCAAGACAGATGTGGACAGTCCCCTCAGGCAGCACAAGAGAAATCTCCCTCCAGGAGAAGTGAATCCAGACAATCTCCTGAACTAAATGGCAAATCCAAAACTCctccaaagcaaaaaaaattccAAGAAGTTAAAACAAAATCTGGATCTTCTCCAGGGCCCAAAAAATCCAGTCCTATGGCAGTAATGGAAAGTACTTCACTTCCATGCCAAAAGAGTAAATCAGGTTCATCTCTCTCTGGAAAAGAAAAATTGCAATCTTCCTCAAAACAAATGCCACCTGAGTCTTCACCAGTACTTAAAAAAACAGATATTCCATCAAGGCGAAGTAGATCTGGATCTTCCTCTtcgtcgtcttcctcctcctcttcttcctcctcctcctcttcttcctcttctacttCTTCATCAACATCTCCAGAAGATGATAAATCTCAGTCACCTCCCAGACTTAGTCGCTCTGCAGGATTGTCAATCAACAAGAATAAATCAGTTTCATCCCCAATGCAAGGCAAAGTATATTCTTCTCCAGAACCAGAGAACAGCACATTTCCAAGTGTTAAGCACAATAGACCTGGATCTTCTCCAGAAATAAGAGAAACTTCTAAAGCTGCAGTGATGGGGCCCAGATCACCTTTAGAGAAGAAAGGGTCTTTTAAAGAGGCATCTCGAAGAAGTAGATCAGGTTCTTATCCTGGAACTAAAGAGAAGCCAAAAATACAGTCTAGTGAGAGCAGTTCAGATTCTTCCCCAGAATGGAAAGAGAAATCTGAGAGCAGATCTGTGTCACCGCTCAGACCAAGAATAAAATCAAAAACACCTCCAAGACGGAGAACATCAAGGTCACCACCTAAATCTAGACCAAAATCCAGAAGTCCCCCAAAGCGTGGCAGGTCTCCACCAAGACCTAAGTTGAAGTCCAGAACACCTCCAAGACGACGTAGGTCTGGCTCATCTCCTAGACCCAGAATAAAGTCTAGAACACCTCCCAGACGACGTAGATCTGGGTCATCCCCTAGGTCACAAATAAAATCCAGAACACCACTCCGACATCACTGCAGAGCTGGGTCATCTCCAAGACCTAGAAGGAAATCGAGAACCCCTCCACGACGACGTAGATCAAGAGAAAAATCTAGAACACCAGTTACAAGAAGACGGAGATCTGTATCACCAGTGAGTCCTAGGCGCAAATCTCAAACACCTCCAAGACGAGGACGGTCCAGATCACTCTCCAGAGAGAAGTCAAGCACCAGCACACATCCACATCGGTCTGTGTCATCATCCTATGGTGACAGGCCCAGACCTTCTTTGCGACAAGGAAGATCTGGCTCTACCTCCTGGAGGAGTCGCTCCCGTTCACTCTCCAGGCGACGAGATAAATCTCGGGGTTCGTTGCAGAGGGAACGGTCAATTTCCTCTCCAGCTAGAAGCCGCTCAAGATCCTCTTCTCGTCAGGAGAAATCTAAACTACTGCACAGAGGTCATTCCCAATCACCAGTACAGATGTTGCCATTGTCCCCAGAGAGGACTGCAACAAGTCGAAATGCATCCCGTTCACCTCCCAGATTAGATGCGTCACGTGTAACAGCATCCTATAAAGGCACTGGGTCCAGAGTATCCCCTGATTGTCAGTCATCTCCTGTGAGGAAGCATTCCAGATCAGGCTCCCAGGAAGCCTGCACATCTCCAGGAAGAAAGTCTCGCTCTCCTCCTGTTCTAGAGAGATATCCCAAGTCTGACCTTCAAGAGAAGCCAACAAGCTCTTCTCTGTGGCATAGCAAAAGCAACATTGCCATTCCTTGCGCTTTAACTCCACCTTGTGAGGAATCTCCTAAATTGCGAAAAGCCCTCTCTCCTGATCCATCTATGCTACATGACTTGCCTCCAGTATCAAAGAATGGTGATTCCATAGCCCTCCGAAACAGCCCAGGAGATAAGAATCAGAGCATGCACCAAGCTATAATGAAAGATGATGCAGGAGTTGGTGCATCTTTGTCAGGGAGAAGCAGTTCTCATGCAGGCTCCCTCTCTCCTGTAAAAGCTAAATTGTCGTcccgttcctcctcctcctctgcttcctcctcctcctctgcttcttcAAGCCCCTTACCAGCATTGATTTCTGTCCTAGTGCCgtcccccaaagaagaggagattGTATCTGAAGGAAAAGTAGCAGACAGGTCTGAGGGGCACTTACCTACCCTTGAGGCCGAGTCGCAGTTGTCTTCTGTCGCCATGGAGGATGACACCAGGAGCAGCTGTCCCACAGTCCTACAACTTGATCTTCCCTCTCCTCCACCCCCTGCCCCTTCGAAGGCAAAGAGAAGTTCATCTGCTTCATCTACTAGTTCATCAacatcctcatcttcctcctcatcctcatcctcttcAACTTCTGATTCTGAGTCCAGCTCATCTGAGTCCAGTCCCCATGACCAGGCAACAAAGGATCTTGAGGTTGAGATTGAACCGAAACA GCCACCAAGCCCAGTGCTGAAAGAGACAAAAAGTGATGAGCAACCTCTAGAAATGGGCAAACGTAAGTGCCGTTCTCAAAGCTCAAGCAGTACAAGCAGCAGCTCTTCTTCTTCGTCCTCATCTTCTTcagcctcttcctcttcctcatcttcctcctcttcatcatcTTCGTCCTCCTCCACGCCATTGCCTAAAACAGGACTCCAGGCAGTGGTGAAGGGCCCCCTGAAGAAGAAACCATCTCCAGAGAAGAGAAA GTCACGCAGCCCTAGAAAACCAATTGATTCGTTGAGAGATTCCCGCTCTCTGAGCTACTCCCCAGCAGAACGGCGTCAGATTTCCCCTCCTGCCCAACCACCCTCTGCTCCAAGGGATCGACGTAG AGACAGATCTAGGGAGAGGTCCCTGCAGAGAAACAGACGAAGCATCAGCAGGTCTCCAGGGCGAAAACGGCGACGCAAATCTCCCAGTCCCCGAGCTCCTCGTCGCAGAACTTCAAG GTCCCCGTAA